The Diospyros lotus cultivar Yz01 chromosome 15, ASM1463336v1, whole genome shotgun sequence genome has a window encoding:
- the LOC127791842 gene encoding LOW QUALITY PROTEIN: G-type lectin S-receptor-like serine/threonine-protein kinase At4g27290 (The sequence of the model RefSeq protein was modified relative to this genomic sequence to represent the inferred CDS: inserted 2 bases in 1 codon), translated as MKVFGILYFLYSCLSIIIICQADDTITKTQFLADGETIVSSNETFELWFFSPGNSKKRYVGMWYKEMSTTVVWVANRETPLADTSGVLKVIDPGILVLVNGSSRIIWSTNASISAQNPVAQLLESGNLVVKDVNGSNSEQILWQSFDHPGDTLLAGMKVGKNWVTGKEWYLSSWRSTDDPAPGDYTYSLNIHGYPQFVLYKGSTKVFCSGPWNGVRFSGVHLRPNSIFKYGVVFEKDEIYYRYDVLDSSVVTRFILAPDGIGQRWTWVNKTIGWVLYLTVRTDNCDAYGLCGPYGTCNVDKSPVCGCLSKFVPKNQRDWNMTNWSGGCVRRTELDCSKGDGFEKYSGLKAPDATNSWVDKSMTLEQCREACLKNCSCMAYSNLDVRNGGSGCLIWFGNLVNLGDFGENGFDIYVRMSSSDLGSTVHQVAHHRKTRVVIAVSLAIFSGCLLLGLALIYYILQKKKRNPSQDREDLPFAGHSVVQSSEQRCDNKSHNEDLELPLFDFATIAYSTDNFSQNNKLGEGGFGPVYKGMLEGGQEIAVKRLSKHSRQGLDEFKNEVICIAKLQHRNLVKLLGCCIEGEEMMLIYEYMPNKSLDYFIFDETPRTLLDWPKRFHIINGIARGILYLHQDSRLRIIHRDLKASNILLDIDMTPKISDFGIARSFGGNETQANTKQVVGTYGYMSPEYAMDGLFSVKSDVFSFGXLEIVSGKRNRGFYHSDHHHNLLGHGWKLYKDGRSMELMDECLGDSCHLSEVLRSIHVGLLCVQQGLEDRPSMASVVLMLGGEGALAEPKQPGFFAERSRKVRTGASLSTGATNSANQLTITRLDGR; from the exons ATGAAAGTCTTTGGCATACTCTATTTCTTGTACTCTTGTTTATCCATCATAATAATCTGCCAAGCAGATGATACAATAACTAAAACCCAGTTCCTTGCAGATGGTGAGACCATAGTGTCATCAAATGAAACCTTTGAACTGTGGTTCTTCAGTCCTGGCAATTCCAAGAAGCGGTATGTGGGAATGTGGTACAAGGAAATGTCTACTACCGTGGTATGGGTTGCCAACAGAGAAACGCCACTTGCAGATACATCAGGTGTCTTAAAGGTCATTGATCCAGGAATTCTAGTCCTTGTCAATGGTTCAAGTAGAATCATATGGTCCACAAATGCATCAATCTCTGCACAGAATCCAGTCGCTCAGCTTCTGGAATCAGGAAACCTGGTTGTGAAAGATGTTAATGGTAGCAATTCAGAGCAGATCCTATGGCAGAGTTTTGACCATCCGGGTGACACCCTTTTGGCGGGGATGAAGGTTGGGAAGAACTGGGTGACTGGCAAAGAGTGGTATCTCTCATCCTGGAGGAGCACAGATGATCCAGCACCAGGTGATTATACTTATAGCCTGAATATCCATGGCTACCCACAATTTGTTTTGTACAAGGGTTCCACCAAGGTGTTCTGTTCGGGGCCTTGGAATGGAGTCCGGTTCAGTGGAGTACACTTAAGACCAAATTCAATTTTCAAGTATGGGGTGGTATTTGAAAAGGATGAGATCTATTACAGATATGATGTCCTTGACAGCTCTGTTGTTACAAGGTTTATCTTGGCTCCTGATGGCATTGGACAGCGCTGGACATGGGTTAATAAAACCATTGGTTGGGTTCTTTATCTGACAGTGCGAACAGATAACTGCGACGCTTATGGACTATGTGGTCCATATGGTACCTGTAATGTTGACAAATCCCCTGTTTGTGGCTGTTTGAGTAAATTTGTTCCGAAAAACCAGAGAGATTGGAACATGACAAATTGGTCTGGTGGGTGTGTTCGGAGAACAGAACTGGATTGCAGCAAAGGAGATGGATTTGAGAAATATAGTGGCCTCAAAGCGCCAGACGCAACGAATTCTTGGGTTGATAAGAGCATGACACTTGAGCAATGCAGAGAGGCATGCTTGAAAAACTGTTCTTGTATGGCTTATTCCAATTTAGATGTAAGAAATGGTGGAAGTGGCTGCTTGATTTGGTTTGGTAACCTGGTTAACTTGGGAGATTTTGGCGAAAATGGGTTCGATATATACGTAAGGATGTCATCCTCTGACTTAG gTTCAACAGTACATCAAGTTGCCCACCATAGAAAGACAAGAGTGGTAATTGCAGTGAGCTTGGCAATATTTTCTGGGTGTCTACTGCTGGGTCTGGCCCTTATATATTATATCCTGCAAAAAAAGAAGCGAAATCCAAGCCAAGACAGAGAAG ATCTCCCTTTTGCAGGACATTCGGTAGTACAGAGTTCTGAACAACGGTGTGATAACAAAAGCCATAATGAAGATCTAGAGTTGCCATTGTTCGACTTTGCTACAATAGCTTATTCTACTGACAACTTTTCACAGAATAACAAGCTTGGAGAAGGTGGATTTGGACCCGTTTACAAG GGCATGCTGGAAGGGGGGCAAGAAATAGCTGTTAAGCGGCTGTCAAAGCATTCGAGGCAAGGGCTTGATGAGTTCAAGAATGAAGTCATTTGCATCGCCAAACTTCAGCACCGAAATCTCGTGAAGCTTCTGGGATGTTGCATTGAAGGAGAAGAAATGATGTTGATCTATGAATACATGCCCAACAAAAGCCTCGACTACTTCATTTTTG ATGAAACTCCAAGAACCTTACTGGATTGGCCCAAGCGCTTCCACATTATAAATGGGATTGCCCGGGGGATTCTTTACCTCCATCAAGACTCCAGACTAAGAATTATCCATAGAGATCTCAAAGCTAGCAATATTCTACTAGATATTGACATGACACCAAAAATATCAGACTTTGGAATCGCAAGaagttttggaggaaatgaGACACAAGCAAATACAAAACAAGTGGTCGGAACATA TGGCTATATGTCTCCGGAATATGCAATGGATGGCCTTTTTTCAGTTAAATCAGATGTGTTCAGCTTTGG GTTGGAGATAGTGAGCgggaaaagaaacagaggtttCTACCATTCAGATCACCACCATAACCTTCTTGGTCAT GGATGGAAACTTTACAAAGACGGTAGATCAATGGAACTGATGGATGAGTGTCTGGGAGATTCATGCCATTTATCAGAGGTGCTGCGATCAATCCATGTGGGACTTTTGTGCGTGCAGCAAGGTCTAGAAGACAGGCCAAGCATGGCATCAGTGGTTCTGATGCTGGGTGGTGAAGGTGCACTGGCTGAGCCTAAGCAGCCTGGCTTTTTTGCTGAAAGAAGCAGGAAGGTTAGAACTGGTGCTTCATTAAGCACAGGGGCCACAAATTCAGCCAATCAACTCACCATCACTCGGTTAGATGGTAGATAG